One window of the Oncorhynchus gorbuscha isolate QuinsamMale2020 ecotype Even-year linkage group LG17, OgorEven_v1.0, whole genome shotgun sequence genome contains the following:
- the LOC124002289 gene encoding potassium voltage-gated channel subfamily S member 3-like: protein MQYGQILHRCGPDDSFLNLNVGGFKQRVERSILQRFPRTRLGRLLYCVSEEDILELCDDFSPTDREYYFDRNPCFFRNVLNFYHTGKIHLMEELCVFSFSQEIEYWGIKELHLDSCCSNKFQEQRQFAEDKDWDRRSGEQQQQFGSIDSSMEELSTMDKDLEKFEGTWCSEVRKNIWLHLENPGYSCLAKGIAVASLAVVLTSIVAMCVHSMPEFHQVDLNDKEIEDPVLAIFEAVCVICFSVEFLVRLAVAPCARNFMSNALNIIDFVSIIPFYATLAFETVDEENEELENVGKVVQILRLMRIFRILKLARHSVGLRSLGATLRHSYHEVGLLILFLSVGISIFSALIYFVEKESEESDITTIPVGWWWATISMTTVGYGDTCPVTVVGKLVATICIVCGILVVALPITIIFNKFSMYYQRQKAMDANQSNNETDQCNNNDIKIPNPSLTYFNVGNQYTLKINSFITNISVRSSVGSDEDTDASSIQGGETTCILRGT from the coding sequence ATGCAGTACGGCCAGATCCTTCACAGGTGTGGCCCGGACGATAGCTTCCTCAACCTGAACGTGGGTGGTTTTAAGCAGCGCGTGGAGCGCAGCATCCTGCAGCGCTTCCCCAGGACCCGCCTGGGACGCCTGCTGTACTGTGTCTCCGAGGAGGACATCCTGGAGCTCTGCGACGACTTCAGCCCCACCGACAGGGAATACTACTTTGACCGCAACCCGTGCTTCTTCCGCAATGTCCTCAACTTCTACCACACGGGCAAGATCCACCTGATGGAGGAGCTGTGTGTCTTCTCCTTCAGCCAGGAGATTGAGTACTGGGGCATCAAGGAGCTCCACCTGGACTCCTGCTGCAGCAACAAGTTTCAGGAGCAGAGACAGTTTGCAGAGGACAAGGACTGGGACCGGAGGAGCggtgagcagcagcagcagtttgGGAGCATTGATTCGTCCATGGAGGAGCTCTCAACTATGGACAAGGACCTGGAGAAGTTTGAGGGTACCTGGTGCTCGGAGGTCCGCAAGAACATCTGGCTGCATCTGGAGAACCCGGGCTACTCATGTTTGGCCAAGGGGATCGCCGTGGCCTCGCTGGCTGTGGTGCTAACCTCCATCGTGGCCATGTGCGTCCACAGCATGCCCGAGTTCCACCAGGTAGACCTCAACGACAAGGAGATTGAAGACCCGGTGCTGGCCATTTTCGAGGCTGTGTGCGTCATCTGCTTCTCTGTGGAGTTCCTGGTGCGGCTGGCAGTGGCTCCGTGCGCCCGTAATTTCATGAGCAACGCTCTCAACATCATTGACTTTGTTTCCATCATTCCCTTCTATGCCACACTGGCCTTTGAGACAGTGGACGAGGAGAACGAGGAACTGGAGAACGTGGGCAAGGTGGTTCAGATCCTGCGACTGATGCGAATCTTCCGCATCCTCAAGCTGGCGCGTCACTCGGTGGGACTACGCTCACTGGGTGCCACGCTAAGGCACAGCTACCACGAGGTGGGCCTCctgattctctttctctctgtgggtatctcCATTTTCTCTGCGCTCATCTACTTTGTGGAGAAGGAGTCAGAAGAGTCGGACATAACGACCATCCCCGTAGGCTGGTGGTGGGCCACTATTAGCATGACAACAGTGGGCTACGGCGACACCTGCCCGGTGACAGTTGTAGGGAAGCTGGTGGCCACCATATGCATCGTCTGTGGGATACTAGTGGTGGCCCTGCCCATCACCATTATCTTCAACAAATTCTCCATGTACTACCAGAGGCAAAAGGCCATGGATGCCAATCAGAGCAATAATGAAACCGACCAATGCAATAATAACGATATTAAAATCCCCAACCCCAGTCTAACATACTTTAATGTCGGCAACCAGTACACCTTAAAGATTAACTCATTCATCACCAATATCTCTGTCAGGAGCAGCGTCGGCAGTGATGAGGACACGGACGCATCGAGCATCCAGGGTGGAGAGACGACTTGTATCCTGAGGGGCACTTGA